A genomic segment from Paenibacillus sp. FSL K6-1096 encodes:
- a CDS encoding MgtC/SapB family protein has product MDLLHTEAIIKLLVAMLFGLFIGIDRQLKQKPLGIRTSMVISIASCLVTLVSIHAYDKFGGPEHPSMDPMRLAAQIVSGIGFLGAGVILRRGGDAISGLTSAALIWTASGIGIAVGAGFYVEAGYAVVLLMFAVNAVPYLIKAIGPEVLNKHEISIKIIMEPNYILTDVIQKIEQRHAIADTRKARKTGRTIRRMKIKDLDDGRQLIDMVVSAPDKEYATEIYYDVKKIEHVMSVEVEQL; this is encoded by the coding sequence ATGGACCTGTTACACACTGAAGCAATTATTAAACTGCTGGTGGCCATGCTGTTCGGGCTGTTCATCGGGATTGACCGGCAATTGAAGCAGAAGCCGCTGGGAATCCGGACCAGTATGGTCATCAGTATCGCCAGCTGTCTCGTTACGCTTGTCTCGATACATGCCTATGACAAATTCGGCGGACCGGAGCATCCGAGCATGGACCCGATGCGCCTGGCGGCGCAGATTGTCAGCGGAATCGGGTTCCTGGGGGCAGGCGTCATTCTGCGCCGGGGCGGGGATGCCATCTCCGGGCTGACCTCGGCGGCGCTGATCTGGACGGCTTCCGGCATCGGGATCGCGGTTGGCGCGGGCTTTTATGTAGAGGCGGGCTATGCGGTGGTGCTGCTGATGTTCGCGGTGAACGCCGTGCCTTATCTGATCAAAGCGATCGGACCCGAGGTGCTGAACAAACATGAGATCTCCATTAAGATTATCATGGAACCGAACTATATTCTTACCGATGTCATTCAGAAGATTGAGCAGCGGCACGCTATCGCCGACACGCGCAAAGCGCGCAAGACCGGACGGACCATCCGGCGGATGAAGATCAAGGATCTCGACGACGGACGGCAGCTGATCGATATGGTCGTCTCCGCACCGGATAAGGAGTATGCGACAGAAATCTACTATGATGTCAAAAAAATTGAGCATGTCATGAGCGTCGAAGTTGAGCAGCTGTAA
- a CDS encoding aldose 1-epimerase, which produces MASITAFEGHYEGEAAVWLKAGRYEAAILPGIGGNLICFRDTESGYRFLHEPGAEEMEAFKANPGIHGIPVLFPPNRYEDGEFPWEGKTYHLPVNEPATGNHLHGFLHTAAWEVEEFGSGVSESFVTVSIKVDENHPSYQYLPFKYTVKLRYTLGEAGLSQQLLVHNDGDVRMPCLLAFHTAVNAPFAPGSTAQDYRVKLTIGDRWELSDRMLPTGKFQELTADELAMKGEGVYPFYASMDNHYTAAAQNGRNRMELTDSKAGVTLVYDVGTSYKQWMIWNNGATEGFFCPEPQINLVNAPKVDLPADDIGLFGLEPGEYWEESSRLYVK; this is translated from the coding sequence ATGGCATCAATTACAGCTTTTGAAGGACACTATGAGGGAGAAGCAGCGGTCTGGCTGAAGGCCGGACGTTATGAGGCTGCCATTCTGCCCGGGATCGGAGGCAATCTGATCTGCTTCCGCGATACTGAGAGCGGTTACCGTTTCCTGCATGAGCCTGGCGCGGAAGAGATGGAAGCGTTCAAAGCCAATCCCGGCATTCACGGCATTCCGGTATTATTTCCGCCTAACCGTTACGAGGATGGAGAATTCCCTTGGGAGGGTAAGACCTACCACCTGCCGGTCAATGAACCCGCCACCGGGAACCATCTGCACGGCTTCCTACATACAGCAGCATGGGAAGTAGAGGAATTCGGCAGCGGCGTAAGCGAAAGCTTCGTCACTGTATCCATCAAGGTGGATGAGAATCACCCGTCCTATCAATATCTGCCGTTCAAATACACCGTGAAGCTACGCTATACGCTCGGCGAAGCCGGCCTGTCCCAGCAATTGCTGGTTCACAACGACGGTGATGTGCGGATGCCTTGTCTGCTTGCCTTCCACACGGCGGTGAATGCGCCGTTCGCACCAGGCAGCACAGCCCAGGATTACCGTGTCAAGCTGACCATCGGGGACCGCTGGGAGCTGAGCGACCGGATGCTGCCGACCGGCAAGTTCCAGGAGCTGACTGCGGATGAGCTGGCGATGAAAGGGGAAGGCGTGTATCCGTTCTATGCCTCGATGGACAACCACTATACCGCTGCCGCCCAGAACGGCCGCAACCGGATGGAGCTGACTGACAGCAAGGCCGGGGTTACCCTGGTGTATGATGTCGGCACCTCCTACAAGCAGTGGATGATCTGGAACAACGGCGCGACTGAAGGCTTCTTCTGCCCTGAGCCGCAGATCAACCTGGTGAACGCACCTAAGGTAGATCTGCCGGCGGATGATATCGGCCTGTTCGGTCTGGAGCCGGGCGAGTATTGGGAGGAGAGCAGCCGTCTATATGTGAAGTAG
- a CDS encoding LTA synthase family protein — translation MLRLLPTKRLLYLLIVLLAVGFGLNFFLQTATFRMNLSQALEWIGTNPLLYMSGSLFIFCVLLLSSVIVPNTYAGPAVVSLLFLLLGIASDQKLATRGEPLFPWDLMLLKNAEGMSKITSGMISPVAIIVAAALVAGLVYLIVKLPKNRISFPLRAVLGGISVGLSAYFLVLVSSQSPVVAAMNYQNIFWNQKVNYTQNGFVYAFAGNLRQSLMEKPAGYSREAVETVAAKYAALPDAPVQAGLDEQPNILFMMNEAFFDPTRLPGYTLSEDPLTFIHGAAEQTPSGYLLSPEFGGNTANVEFEALTGLSMYFLGDGTIPYQQRLVKMSSLPSIVSILKDRGYEALALHPFDETFYNRNRVYPMLGFGRFTSEKDLPDAARLTPEGYISDKAAVDEAVSQLKAASGPAFLHLVTMQNHFPFTKGLNGPNTITVQGGLPEQKDELETYMQDAKLTDEALAYLQQELLTIKRPTIAVFWGDHLPALSAGIYTEAGWDQQPRLKHETQLMILANFDIGKEPLGSLSPAFLGPAVFKLSGQTLPAYYKLLERVREAVPGLSKQVLIGPGDSGILKELTPEQQALLDDYRLIQYDLLEGEQYAAKLMF, via the coding sequence TTGTTGCGATTATTGCCTACTAAGCGTTTATTGTATTTGCTGATTGTTCTGCTGGCTGTGGGGTTCGGTCTGAATTTCTTTCTGCAGACGGCTACGTTCCGTATGAATCTGTCTCAGGCGCTGGAGTGGATTGGCACCAATCCATTGCTATATATGAGTGGAAGCTTGTTTATTTTCTGTGTCCTGCTGCTAAGCTCTGTGATTGTGCCGAATACCTATGCGGGACCGGCTGTGGTCAGTCTGTTGTTCCTGCTGCTTGGCATCGCCAGTGATCAGAAGCTGGCGACGCGCGGGGAGCCGCTGTTTCCGTGGGACCTGATGCTGCTGAAGAATGCTGAAGGGATGAGCAAGATTACCAGCGGGATGATCTCACCGGTTGCAATTATTGTTGCTGCTGCGCTGGTTGCCGGTCTGGTCTATCTGATTGTTAAGCTGCCGAAGAACCGGATCAGCTTTCCATTGCGGGCCGTGCTCGGCGGGATATCTGTGGGGCTGAGCGCGTACTTCCTCGTGCTGGTCAGCAGCCAATCCCCGGTTGTGGCAGCTATGAATTACCAGAATATCTTCTGGAACCAGAAGGTCAATTATACACAGAACGGATTCGTGTACGCCTTCGCCGGGAATCTGCGGCAGAGCCTGATGGAGAAGCCGGCGGGCTACAGCCGTGAGGCAGTGGAGACGGTGGCCGCCAAGTATGCGGCATTGCCGGATGCGCCGGTGCAGGCCGGCCTGGACGAACAGCCGAACATTCTGTTTATGATGAATGAGGCGTTCTTTGATCCCACCCGTCTGCCCGGGTATACCCTGAGTGAAGATCCGCTGACATTCATCCATGGGGCGGCGGAGCAGACCCCGTCCGGTTATTTGCTGTCCCCGGAATTCGGCGGCAATACAGCCAATGTGGAATTCGAGGCGCTGACCGGGCTGTCGATGTATTTCCTGGGAGATGGAACGATTCCCTATCAGCAGCGACTGGTCAAAATGTCCTCCCTGCCGTCCATCGTCAGTATTCTGAAGGACAGAGGCTATGAGGCGCTGGCGCTGCATCCGTTCGATGAGACCTTCTACAACCGCAACCGTGTCTATCCTATGCTCGGCTTCGGCCGCTTCACCAGCGAGAAGGATCTGCCGGATGCGGCCCGCCTGACCCCGGAAGGATATATCTCGGATAAGGCCGCGGTTGATGAGGCGGTCAGCCAGCTCAAAGCAGCCTCCGGCCCTGCTTTCCTGCATCTGGTGACGATGCAGAATCATTTTCCGTTCACCAAAGGGCTGAACGGACCGAACACCATCACCGTCCAAGGCGGACTGCCGGAACAGAAGGATGAGCTGGAGACCTATATGCAGGACGCCAAGCTGACGGATGAGGCGCTGGCCTATTTGCAGCAGGAGCTGTTGACAATTAAGCGTCCAACCATTGCGGTCTTCTGGGGAGACCATCTGCCGGCACTCTCGGCCGGAATCTATACAGAAGCAGGCTGGGACCAGCAGCCGCGGCTGAAGCATGAGACCCAGCTTATGATTCTGGCGAACTTCGATATTGGAAAAGAGCCGCTGGGCAGCCTGAGCCCAGCCTTCCTGGGTCCCGCAGTCTTCAAGCTGTCAGGCCAGACCTTGCCCGCCTACTACAAGCTGCTGGAGCGGGTGCGCGAAGCCGTTCCGGGCCTGAGCAAGCAGGTGCTGATCGGACCGGGTGACAGCGGCATCCTGAAGGAGCTGACTCCGGAGCAGCAGGCGCTGCTGGACGACTACCGCCTGATTCAATATGACCTGCTCGAAGGGGAGCAGTATGCGGCGAAGCTGATGTTCTAA
- a CDS encoding WYL domain-containing protein: protein MSHIHRIQWFDQQIRQLAYPNSSKLAEQFEISRRQAQRDIEYLAESLRAPLRYVAKQRGYIYEDNSFVLPHLYITDEEQRVLKYLAYRYSHYDYENAQSIRKVGDLLERFTEQPLAERELKLPVFEVNPHRLQVMEMLEQAIRARRVLHVLYRNGQDTPQELYLCPLQLSRRVEDDYLVAAVEGDGRSEYYSLSGIRQLTLTGRVFTPGEDGPEAPVEQTRPLKPFTARIRMNSLPLDSSWDGYKLRAAAEDVYEVDFYDTRAFIAQLLRAEWIAVLAPKWLKDKLRSICEATLKRLEEQENEQ from the coding sequence ATGAGCCATATTCACCGGATTCAGTGGTTTGACCAGCAGATCCGCCAGCTGGCGTATCCGAACAGCAGTAAGCTGGCTGAGCAGTTCGAGATTTCCAGGCGCCAGGCGCAGCGGGATATTGAATATCTGGCGGAATCGCTGCGGGCCCCGCTCCGGTATGTAGCGAAGCAGCGCGGATATATCTATGAGGATAACAGCTTCGTTCTCCCCCATCTGTACATTACAGACGAGGAGCAGCGGGTGCTGAAATATTTGGCTTACCGGTACAGCCATTATGATTATGAGAACGCCCAGTCGATCCGCAAGGTCGGAGATCTGCTTGAGCGCTTCACGGAACAGCCTCTTGCGGAGAGGGAGCTGAAGCTGCCTGTATTTGAAGTGAATCCTCACCGCTTGCAGGTCATGGAGATGCTGGAGCAGGCGATCCGGGCCCGCAGGGTGCTCCACGTTCTCTACCGGAACGGCCAGGACACGCCGCAGGAGCTGTATCTCTGTCCTTTGCAGCTGAGCCGCCGGGTAGAGGATGATTATCTGGTGGCTGCTGTGGAGGGAGACGGACGGAGTGAATATTACAGCCTGTCCGGCATCCGCCAGCTAACGCTGACCGGCAGGGTCTTCACCCCTGGAGAGGATGGCCCTGAAGCACCGGTGGAGCAGACCAGACCCTTGAAGCCATTCACGGCGAGAATCCGTATGAACAGTTTGCCTCTGGACAGCTCATGGGACGGTTACAAGCTCCGCGCCGCCGCCGAAGATGTCTATGAGGTTGATTTTTATGATACCCGCGCGTTCATCGCACAATTACTCCGCGCAGAGTGGATTGCCGTCCTGGCCCCCAAATGGCTGAAGGACAAGCTCCGCAGCATCTGTGAGGCAACGTTGAAACGGCTGGAGGAACAGGAGAATGAACAGTGA
- a CDS encoding substrate-binding domain-containing protein, with the protein MKKLWLVYVLLIGIFVIYVLNYKQQSDSADPWETAGLRGNIEDKYVMVTFQLGIDYWKSVLKGFEDAAEELNVSVEYHGSTQHNASEQMTVLEQTIAKKPAGIAISAVNSKLLTATINKAVESGIPVVLFDSGAPDSKAYSFLGTDNYKAGTQAAHKMAELTGGTGEVAIITTPDQHNHQERTEGFTDTIRSRYPQMKLVAVKDGRGDQVASREAAEQLLAGYPRLAGIFATESNGGIGVAEAVDAVRSGGPAPQIISFDTDKGTLDLVKQGKIAATMAQGTWNMGYWSLTELFHLHRDLAADPEAYTNNKPLPVPDSVDTGIDVVTRQNVENYYAK; encoded by the coding sequence ATGAAAAAGCTCTGGCTGGTCTATGTGTTACTGATTGGAATCTTCGTGATCTATGTGCTGAATTACAAGCAGCAGAGTGATTCGGCCGACCCGTGGGAGACCGCCGGGCTGCGCGGGAATATTGAAGATAAATATGTGATGGTCACCTTCCAGCTGGGCATTGACTACTGGAAAAGCGTGCTGAAGGGCTTCGAGGATGCCGCTGAGGAGCTTAACGTCTCTGTCGAGTACCATGGCTCGACCCAGCATAATGCAAGCGAGCAGATGACCGTGCTGGAGCAGACCATCGCCAAGAAGCCGGCGGGGATTGCGATTTCGGCCGTGAATTCCAAGCTGCTCACTGCAACGATCAATAAGGCGGTGGAAAGCGGGATTCCGGTGGTGCTGTTTGATTCGGGAGCGCCGGACAGCAAGGCATACTCGTTCCTGGGAACGGATAATTATAAGGCCGGAACCCAGGCGGCGCACAAGATGGCCGAGCTGACCGGCGGTACAGGGGAGGTTGCCATTATTACCACACCGGATCAGCATAATCACCAGGAGCGGACAGAGGGCTTCACCGATACGATCCGCAGCAGGTATCCGCAGATGAAGCTGGTGGCGGTTAAGGACGGGCGGGGAGATCAGGTGGCGTCCAGAGAAGCCGCCGAGCAGCTGCTGGCTGGCTATCCGCGGCTTGCCGGGATTTTCGCTACAGAGTCCAATGGGGGCATCGGCGTAGCGGAGGCGGTTGATGCAGTGCGCAGCGGCGGTCCGGCCCCGCAGATCATCAGCTTTGATACGGATAAAGGCACACTTGATCTGGTGAAGCAGGGCAAGATTGCCGCTACCATGGCCCAAGGGACCTGGAACATGGGGTACTGGTCGCTGACCGAGCTGTTCCATCTGCACCGTGATCTGGCAGCAGACCCTGAGGCCTATACCAATAACAAGCCCCTGCCTGTCCCCGATTCGGTAGATACCGGAATTGATGTGGTCACGCGGCAGAACGTGGAGAATTATTATGCCAAATAG
- a CDS encoding sensor histidine kinase: MRRVSGNMEKLKLNNMPIRYKLIIHFLLISILPAIGLGFLIGWTVDRIVEEQSNENTMQLIRKVNTAIESDVENLQKITYLISFDPGVQNFLKNGAGTVQSGPAAGNGESAEYNIRKFLQGFTTLSSEVAGIMLVNREGAFISNEMYARSGTQLTEESWYKQAAENKGIFLIVGHPYGRAVRSHADYKESEVVSAVRAIVNPETQVVQGVVLVDLKLRVIAETARDVTLGKTGYLTVVDNNGELIYAPQHPLLRKIPAGLFTEPSGITSETVDGRRLQLIYRTSPFTGWTTMGVFPMDESAYGVREITFNVVTFVFVVCMLGMTASFYLAYSISRPIGQLASFMSKAQSGDLTIRYWGNRSDEIGLLGRSFNTMLAQIGRLLSLTELQARQKREAELRSLQAHIKPHFLYNTLDTIHWMARSKGAEDIAEVVQSLSKLFRLGLSKGSDIIPLADELEHIHSYLKIQHVRYSSKLTYSIEVEPQLQELYVLKLLLQPMVENAIYHGIKERRGPGHLTIQVTERENTLYLTVSDDGAGIPADRLRELKQRLEAVGTREQEPAEPETPVQSAAGSGYGILNVQARIRLTYGAPYGLEIESEPDKGTVVTVRHPVVRENIPVKNVGRGG, translated from the coding sequence ATGCGCAGGGTCAGCGGGAACATGGAAAAGCTGAAGCTCAATAATATGCCGATCCGCTATAAGCTGATTATTCACTTTTTGCTGATCAGCATTCTGCCTGCCATCGGCCTGGGCTTCCTGATTGGCTGGACGGTGGACCGGATCGTGGAGGAGCAGAGCAACGAGAATACCATGCAGCTCATCCGCAAGGTGAATACGGCCATAGAGAGCGATGTGGAGAATCTGCAGAAAATCACCTATCTCATCTCCTTCGATCCGGGGGTGCAGAACTTCCTTAAGAACGGGGCCGGCACGGTACAGTCCGGACCGGCAGCGGGAAACGGTGAATCGGCTGAATATAACATCCGCAAATTTCTGCAGGGCTTCACGACACTCAGCTCCGAGGTTGCCGGCATTATGCTGGTTAACCGGGAAGGGGCGTTCATCAGCAACGAGATGTATGCCCGCTCCGGTACGCAGCTTACAGAAGAGTCCTGGTACAAGCAGGCTGCGGAGAATAAAGGGATATTCCTCATCGTCGGCCATCCTTACGGCCGGGCGGTCCGCTCACATGCGGATTACAAGGAGAGCGAGGTGGTCTCGGCGGTAAGGGCGATTGTCAATCCGGAAACACAGGTTGTGCAGGGCGTAGTGCTGGTGGATCTGAAGCTGCGGGTCATTGCGGAGACTGCCCGGGATGTAACGCTAGGCAAGACCGGCTACCTTACGGTAGTAGACAATAATGGAGAGCTGATCTATGCCCCTCAACACCCGCTGCTGCGCAAAATTCCGGCAGGCCTGTTCACCGAGCCGTCCGGGATCACCTCAGAGACCGTAGACGGCCGGCGGCTGCAGCTCATCTACCGGACCTCGCCGTTCACCGGCTGGACCACAATGGGGGTGTTCCCGATGGATGAATCCGCTTATGGGGTGCGGGAAATCACATTCAATGTGGTAACCTTTGTGTTTGTGGTCTGTATGCTGGGCATGACGGCTTCGTTCTATCTGGCGTACTCCATCTCCCGTCCGATCGGGCAGTTAGCCTCCTTCATGAGCAAAGCGCAGTCCGGTGACCTGACCATCCGGTACTGGGGGAACCGCTCCGATGAGATCGGGCTGCTCGGCCGCAGCTTCAATACGATGCTGGCCCAAATCGGGCGGCTGTTGTCGCTGACGGAGCTGCAGGCGCGGCAGAAGCGCGAGGCTGAGCTGCGCAGTCTTCAGGCGCATATTAAGCCGCATTTTCTCTACAATACGCTGGATACCATCCACTGGATGGCCCGCAGCAAGGGGGCGGAGGATATTGCCGAGGTGGTGCAATCCCTCTCGAAGCTGTTCCGGCTCGGACTGAGCAAGGGCAGCGATATCATTCCGCTCGCTGATGAGCTGGAGCATATTCACAGCTATTTGAAAATTCAGCATGTCCGCTACAGCTCCAAGCTGACTTATTCCATCGAAGTAGAGCCGCAGCTCCAGGAGCTGTACGTGCTCAAGCTGCTGCTGCAGCCGATGGTGGAGAATGCTATCTATCACGGCATTAAAGAGCGCCGCGGTCCCGGGCATCTCACCATTCAGGTTACGGAGCGGGAGAATACACTCTACCTTACGGTAAGCGATGATGGCGCGGGGATTCCCGCAGACCGGCTCCGGGAGTTGAAGCAGCGGCTGGAAGCGGTGGGAACCCGCGAACAGGAGCCTGCTGAGCCGGAGACTCCGGTGCAGAGCGCCGCTGGTAGCGGCTACGGTATTTTGAATGTACAAGCGCGGATCAGACTGACCTATGGGGCGCCTTACGGTCTTGAAATTGAGAGTGAGCCGGACAAGGGGACTGTGGTCACAGTCCGTCATCCGGTGGTCCGGGAGAATATACCGGTGAAGAATGTGGGAAGAGGAGGATAA
- a CDS encoding response regulator translates to MLDKWRVMIADDEGIIRDGIRQCVDWEGLGMEVVAEAEDGEEALELAVAQAIHIALVDLNMPIMHGMELMKRLREQLPGCRIIVITGHDEFAYAQESIRLQVNDYILKPAEPKQLMEVLRGVRDRLESEQRQSRHLEQSSRQLQKSFPLLRERFCQEWLDGNLSAAEIREQLLFLRLPPERPELLGIIRWRWEGRQPRMKETERQLFLFAMENIAAELLEPYSRVIFRDTAGLIVILLWDAAGERALAGVEEAVRTTLKIAVEAGIRHVEGDLTELGAVYRSCRVALAKEQPLSPLVRRAKQHIQEHYSECGLTLEGTAGLLQASPVYLSRLFKQELGESFGSFLTQTRIRRAAQLLHATDLSISEVAEQSGYESQHYFSTAFKKHTGVSPLQFRKGVMPGVGDGR, encoded by the coding sequence GTGCTGGACAAATGGAGAGTAATGATAGCCGATGATGAGGGGATTATCCGAGATGGTATCCGGCAATGCGTCGACTGGGAGGGTCTGGGCATGGAGGTGGTTGCCGAAGCAGAGGACGGGGAGGAAGCGCTGGAGCTGGCCGTAGCGCAGGCTATCCATATTGCGCTGGTCGATCTGAACATGCCGATTATGCATGGAATGGAGCTGATGAAGCGGCTGAGAGAGCAGCTGCCCGGCTGCAGAATTATTGTCATCACCGGCCATGATGAATTCGCTTATGCCCAGGAATCGATCCGCCTGCAGGTGAATGATTATATTCTTAAGCCGGCGGAGCCGAAGCAATTGATGGAGGTGCTGAGGGGGGTCCGCGACAGGCTGGAGTCGGAGCAGCGGCAGAGCCGGCATCTGGAGCAGTCCTCCCGGCAGCTGCAGAAGAGCTTCCCGCTGCTGCGCGAGCGCTTCTGCCAGGAATGGCTCGACGGGAACCTGAGCGCGGCCGAGATCCGGGAGCAGCTGCTGTTCCTGCGGCTGCCGCCTGAGCGGCCCGAGCTGCTCGGCATCATCCGCTGGAGATGGGAAGGCCGCCAGCCGCGTATGAAGGAGACGGAACGGCAGCTTTTCCTGTTCGCCATGGAGAATATTGCTGCGGAGCTGCTGGAGCCGTATTCCCGGGTGATCTTCCGTGACACGGCCGGTCTGATTGTCATTCTGCTATGGGATGCTGCGGGCGAGCGGGCGCTGGCCGGAGTGGAGGAGGCGGTGCGCACCACGCTCAAAATCGCCGTCGAAGCCGGTATCCGCCACGTTGAGGGCGACCTTACGGAGCTGGGGGCGGTCTACCGCAGCTGCCGGGTGGCGCTGGCTAAGGAGCAGCCGCTATCCCCACTGGTCCGCCGGGCGAAGCAGCACATCCAGGAGCATTACAGCGAATGCGGGCTGACGCTAGAGGGGACAGCGGGTTTGCTCCAGGCCTCCCCCGTCTACCTGAGCCGCCTGTTCAAGCAGGAGCTGGGCGAATCGTTCGGCTCTTTCCTGACGCAGACCCGCATCCGCCGGGCCGCACAGCTGCTGCACGCAACGGACCTGAGCATCAGCGAGGTAGCGGAGCAGTCCGGATACGAGAGCCAGCATTATTTCAGCACGGCCTTCAAGAAGCATACCGGCGTATCCCCGCTGCAGTTCCGTAAGGGCGTGATGCCTGGGGTGGGGGATGGCAGGTAG
- a CDS encoding IS110 family transposase, translating to MDAVRMCCAGLDVHQETVVACVMKGPIEQKPQCHLKTFGTTTKELLGLQDWLSEHGCREVVMESTGVLWKPVWNILEGSCDLVLANARRVKNTPGRKTDMQDARWLAQLHRCGLIEGSMVPEQDIRDLRDLTRYRSKMVQAVTAEKNRIHKILQDANIKLTTFMSDLYGVSGRGLLQKIMDGEVVDEVTVKNLVKTRLKQKVPQLLDALNGKLRRHHREMIRDHWDHLVYLEKRITELEARIEAKAEPYLDSIPGIERTSAVTIFAEVGPHVAEMFPSDAQFASWAGVCPGNNESAGKRRKSKTMQGNKHLKGALCQAAWANARSSNRIGQFFRRIRKRRGDKKANVATAHLLIRILHALMREKRSYQEIDVSLGDETSKKNRLDRYVQYIQQLGYSVQLNPTP from the coding sequence ATGGATGCTGTACGTATGTGTTGCGCCGGTCTGGACGTGCACCAGGAAACCGTTGTGGCCTGCGTGATGAAAGGACCGATCGAACAGAAACCCCAATGTCACCTGAAAACCTTTGGGACGACAACCAAAGAATTGCTAGGCCTGCAAGATTGGCTGAGTGAACACGGGTGTCGGGAGGTAGTGATGGAGAGTACCGGCGTGTTATGGAAACCGGTATGGAACATCTTAGAGGGCAGTTGTGACCTCGTCCTGGCCAACGCCCGGCGGGTAAAGAATACGCCGGGTCGAAAAACGGACATGCAAGATGCGCGCTGGTTAGCGCAATTGCACCGTTGCGGGCTCATTGAAGGCAGTATGGTGCCAGAACAAGACATCCGGGATTTGCGGGATTTGACCCGTTACCGGAGTAAGATGGTGCAGGCGGTGACGGCGGAGAAAAACCGCATTCACAAAATCCTTCAGGATGCCAACATCAAGCTGACCACCTTTATGTCCGATCTCTATGGGGTTTCGGGACGGGGCCTGCTCCAGAAGATCATGGACGGCGAGGTCGTGGACGAAGTGACCGTTAAAAACCTGGTCAAAACCCGTTTAAAACAGAAAGTTCCGCAGCTACTCGACGCGCTCAATGGCAAGTTGCGCCGTCATCATCGGGAGATGATTCGAGACCACTGGGACCACTTGGTCTATTTGGAGAAAAGAATCACGGAACTGGAAGCGCGAATCGAGGCGAAGGCAGAACCGTACCTTGACTCCATTCCGGGAATTGAGCGGACGTCTGCCGTGACCATTTTTGCCGAAGTGGGGCCGCATGTCGCGGAGATGTTCCCGAGTGATGCGCAGTTTGCTTCATGGGCGGGAGTGTGTCCAGGGAACAACGAAAGTGCGGGAAAGCGAAGAAAGTCAAAAACGATGCAAGGGAACAAGCATCTGAAAGGGGCGTTGTGTCAGGCGGCTTGGGCGAACGCTCGCTCCTCGAACCGGATCGGCCAATTCTTTCGACGAATCCGGAAGAGACGAGGCGATAAAAAAGCAAACGTCGCCACTGCGCATTTGCTGATTCGAATCCTCCATGCCCTAATGCGGGAGAAGAGGTCATACCAAGAAATAGACGTCTCACTAGGCGATGAGACGTCCAAGAAAAACAGGTTGGATCGGTATGTGCAATATATCCAGCAGTTAGGATATAGCGTGCAACTAAATCCTACCCCATAG